DNA from Mesorhizobium sp. B2-1-1:
TGCGGCGCGGGTCCACCAGCACGATTTTCATCTCCGAGCGCTTCTCACGCGCGGCAGCTATGCGCTGGTAGAGCACGGGATGGCACCAGGCGAGATTCGAGCCGACCAGCACGATGAGATCGGCAAGCTCCAGATCCTCGTAGGTTCCGGGCACCGTGTCGGAGCCGAAGGCGCGGCGATGGCCGGCGACCGAGGAGGCCATGCAGAGGCGCGAATTGGTGTCGATATTGGCCGAGCCGATGAACCCCTTCATCAATTTGTTGGCGAGATAATAGTCCTCGATCAGCAACTGGCCGGAGACATATAAGGCGACCGCATCCGGCCCATGTTCGGCAATGGTTTGCGAGAAGGTCGACGCGACAAGATCGAGTGCCTCATTCCAGGAGGCGCGGCGGCCGTGGATCTCGGGGTGGAGCAGCCTGCCGTCGAGGCCGATGGTCTCGGCAAGAGCAGAGCCCTTGGAGCAGAGCCGGCCGAGATTCGCGGGATGGTCGGGGTCGCCGCGGACCGACACCTGTCCGTCCGCGGCGACCTTCGCCAGCACGCCGCAGCCTACCCCGCAATAGGGGCAAGTGGTCCTCACCTCGCGTGCTTCGCCAATCTGCATGGGTCAGGCCGCGCGGCTTGCCAGCGCTTCGAGCGCGATGAACAAACGCTCGCCCTCGATCTTCACCGGAATGGTGCGCACCGCGCCCTCGTCGGCGCCGAGCGCCTTGCCGGTCTCCAGCGAGATGACCCAATTGTGCAGGGGGCAGGTGACCGCCGCGCCATGCACGATGCCCTGGCTCAGCGGCCCGCCTCTGTGCGGGCAATGATCGTCGATGGCGAAGACCTGGTCCTCGGCGGTGCGGAAGATAGCGATCTTGCCCTGCGGCGTGGCAACACAGCGCGCGCCCCGGCGGGGGATGTCGGACAGGGAGCCGATCGGTGTCCAGGTCATTGGGTCGCCTTTATTTGATACGAATGCGCCCAGGCGCCCCCCTCTGTCCTGCCGGACATCTCCCCCTCAAGGGGGGAGATCGGTAGTTTTGCTGATGGCGTCCGTTCTGCGAAGTTGGCGATTGGCAAAGGCCGTTGTGGCATCCAATCTCCCCCCTTGAGGGGGAGATGGCCGGCGGGACAGAGGGTGGCTCGCGCGAACATCTCCATCACTCCGCCGCCTCCGCGAACCCGACCGAGGCCATCGGCCGGAACTCGTGCTTGTCCTTGCCTGACACGCGTTCCGACCACGGATCGACCTGGGCGAATTTCTGGGAAAAGACGAAGCGGTCGTAGAAGGCCTTGCGCTTGTCGCCATCGTCCATGATCTGGCGCTTGATCTCGGCGATGCCGACGCGCTTGGCCCATTTGTAGATGCGTTCGAGATAGCGGGCCTGCTCGCGGTACATCTGCGTCAGCGCCACGATATGCTCCAGCGCTTCGTCCTCGGTCTTGACCAGGCCAAGCACTTCGGTGCCCTTGATGTCGAGGCCTGCCGCACCCGCGAAGTGGATCTCGTAGCCACTGTCGACGCAGATGACGCCGACGTCTTTGCAGGTCGCCTCGGCGCAGTTCCTCGGACAACCCGACACCGCCATCTTGACCTTGGCCGGCGTCCACGAGCCCCACATGAATTTCTCGATGCGGATGCCGAGACCGGTGGAATCCTGCGTGCCGAAGCGGCACCAGTCGGAACCGACGCAGGTCTTCACCGTGCGCAGTCCCTTGGCATAGGCGTGGCCGGAGACGAAGCCGGCCTGGCCGAGGTCGGCCCACACCGCCGGCAGGTCTTCCTTGCGGATGCCCAGCATGTCGATGCGCTGGCCGCCGGTGACCTTGACCATCGGGATATCGAACTTATCGACGACATCGGCGATGGCGCGCAGTTCGGCGGCATTGGTGACGCCGCCCCACATGCGCGGCACCACCGAATAGGTGCCGTCCTTCTGGATGTTGGCGTGGACGCGCTCGTTGATGAAGCGTGACTGGTAGTCGTCCGCGTATTCGTCCGGCCAGTCGCAGACGAGATAATAGTTGAGTGCCGGCCGGCATTTGGCGCAGCCGCAGGAGGTTTTCCATTCCAGTTCCTGCATGATCGCGGGAATGGTCTTCAGCGCCTTGGCCTTGATCAGCCGGCGCACCTCGTCATGGCCGAGCGTCGTGCAGGAGCACATGGGCTGTACGGCGGCCGGGTTGTACTTGTCGCCGATGGTCAGCACCATCAGTTTTTCGACCAGCCCGGTGCAGGAGCCGCATGAGGCCGACGCCTTGGTGTGCGCGCGCACGTCGTCGAGCGAAGTCAGCCCCTTGGCCGCGATCGCGCCCGTGATCTTGCCCTTGCAGACGCCGTTGCAGCCGCAGATTTCCGCATCATCCGGCAAGGCTGCAACGGCCGCCATAGGGTCCAGTGGGGCACCCCCCTGGTAGGACTGGCCGAAGATCAACGTATCGCGCATTTGCGATATGTCTGTTTGCTTCTTCTTGAGGTCGTTGAACCAGGCGCCGTCCGCGGTCTCGCCGTAGAGCACGGTGCCGATGATGCGGTCGTCCTTGAGCACGAGGCGCTTGTAGACGCCGGCCGCCGCGTCGCGCAGCACGATCTCCTGGCGGTCCTCGCCCTCTGCGAAGTCGCCGAGCGAGAACAGGTCGATGCCGGTGACCTTGAGCTTGGTCGGCGTGTCCATGTGGACAAAACCGGCCGCCTCGTCGCCGGCGAGCTGGCGGGCGGCGACGCGGGCCATCTCGTATAGGGGGGCGACCAGCCCATAGATCTGGCCGTTCACCTCGGCGCATTCGCCGAGCGCGTAGATGTCCGGGTCGTTGCTGCGCATGCCGGCATCGACGACGATGCCTCTGTTGACGGCGATGCCCGCCTCCTTCGCCAGCGCTGCGTTCGGCCGGATACCGACGGCCATCACCACCAGCGTCGCGGGGATGACGGTGCCGTCGACGAGTTCGACCTGCTCGACCTTGCCGTTGCCCGTGATCGCCTTTGTATTGGCCTTGGTGACAACCTTGATCCCGCGCTGCTCGACGGCGCGCTGTAACAGATAGCCTGCCGCCGGATCGAGCTGGCGCTCCATCAGCGTCGGCATGACATGCAGCACGGTGACGTCCATGCCTTGCGCGTTGAGGCCCGCTGCTGCTTCCAGTCCGAGCAGTCCGCCGCCGATGACCACAGCCTTGGCGCGCGACTGGGCCGCGAGCATCATCGCCTGGACGTCGTCGAGGTCGCGATAGGTGAGAACGCCGGGCAGGTTGTGGCCGGGCACCGGGATGATGAACGGCACCGAGCCGGTGGCGATGACGAGCTTATCGTAGGGTTCGGTGACGCCGTGGTCCGACGTGACGGTCTTCGCTGCGCGGTCGATGGCGACGATCTTGTGGCCCTTGTAGAGGGTGATGTTGTTGGCGATGTACCAGCCGTCGCCATGGATGATGATTTCTTCGTAGGCCTTCTCGCCCGAGAGGACCGGCGACAGCATGATGCGGTCGTAATTGACGCGCGGTTCGGCGTTGAAGATGGTGACGCTGTAGCGGTCCGGCGCCTGTTCCAGCAGGTGCTCCAGCATGCGCCCGGGGGCCATGCCGTTGCCGATGATGACGAGTTTTTGGGTCATGTTCCTAATCCGCTCCGGTGTCACTCTGCAGCATAGGAAAGGGTCGACGCCTTGGTTGATGCGGCCCGCCCCATCCGCCTGACGCTGACATGCATCCAGGCAAAGCAGGCGACGACGAGGACGAAGAGCAGCATGAAGCAACTCGACCAGACGCCGGTGAGATCGTTCAGCGCGCCAAAGGCGATCGGCAGGATGAAGCCGCCAAGGCCGCCGATCATGCCCACGACGCCGCCAACGGTCCCGACGCTCTGCGGATAGTAAGCCGGGATATGTTTGTAGACGGCGGCCTTGCCGAGGCTCATGAAGAAGCCGAGCACGCAGGCGACGGCGATGAAGGCGAGCGGGCCGATCTCGAAATGGAAGGCGATCGGCCCGCTGATGCCGCGCACCACATAGTCTGCCGAGGGGAGAGACAGCACCAAGGTCGCGACGGCACAAACGGAGAAGGTCCAGTAGAGTACGGTACGAGCGCCGACGCGGTCGGAAAGCACTCCGCCATAGGCGCGGAAGATGCTCGCGGGAATCGAATAGGCCGCGCCGATCATGCCGGCGGTCGCCAGCCCGAAGCCGTAAACGCCGATCAGGTAGCGCGGCAGCCACAGCGACAGCGCCACGAACGCACCGAAGGAGAAGAAGTAATAGAAGGCGAAGCGCCAGACCTGCGGGTTCTTCAGCGGCGCGAATTCCTGCCAGAAGCTCCTCGCAGGCGTGGTCTTGCCGGCGCGGCGCTCGCGAATCACGGGATCGTCGCCGGTCGTGAACCAGAAGATGGCGGCCATGATGACGAGTGCTGCCGCCCAGATCAGCGCGACCGATTGCCAGCCCCAGGCGAGAAGCACGAAAGGCGCCAGGAATTTGGTGACAGCGGCGCCGACATTGCCGACACCGAAGATGCCGAGCGCCGTGCCCTGCCTGCCCGCCGGGAAGAAGCGCGAGACATAGGCGACGCCAACGGCGAAGGAGCCGCCGGCAAGCCCGACGCCGAGTGCAGCGATCAGCATCTGTCCGTAAGTGTGCGCAAAAGCGAGCAGGAAGGTCGCTACCGCCGCAGCGAGCATGGTGGCGGTGTAAACCAGCCGTCCGCCATAGCGGTCGGTCCAGACGCCGAGCACCATGCGCACGAGGGAGCCGGTGAGGATCGGCGTGCCGACGAGCAGGCCGAACTCCGTCTCGTTCAGCCCAAGTTCCTGCTTTATGCGCACGCCGATGATGGAAAAGATCGTCCACACCGCAAAGCAGACTGTGAACGCGATGGTGGACATCACGAGCGCCTGCCGGGGGGCATTGTCCTGGCTGGGCGCGGCTGGGAGGATTGCGGTCATGTTAGGCTCCGGTTTGCGATGGAGAAGCACCGCGCGTGTTTTCTTGATCGATGGTCAGCGGCGCGGCATCAGCGCGGCGAGCTTGGCGCGTTCACTTGGGCACCTTTGCCCTCGGCCACGGCGCCAACCGGGAACAGCATCTTCGCTGCGACGAACAGCGCCGCCGCCAGCGCGCTGCTGGCGACAAAATCGCGGCGCGTGAAATCCTTGAGGGTTGTTCCAGTTCCGATCCGTTTCGTCATCGTCGTCTCCGGTTGGGCGCTGCCTGGGACCAGCACCGTCGATTGCGTGTTCGGCCAAACAAAAAAGCCGCCGGCCAGGTCTTCGCGTCCGGGAATCCGGATCGCGTCTTGACCTGAGCGGCAGCTTTGCCTGTGGGCGCCCGCCATTGGACGCCTGTTCCGTGACCCACTAAGGGTCCGGTTATTTCAATGCAGGAACCGTGCCAGTCTCGCCTTAGAAAGGAATTTCGAATGAATTCAGCTGAATAGCCGATTCACGGGCAGATCCGGCCACCAGGTGACAAGGCCAAACATTGGTCAGCTATGCGATCAGTCCGCATAAATTTTGTGCAATGCACAAGAACGGCGCGGAAATGATCACCCTGGCCGCTGCGCCCCGATATAAGCGTCGATCTGGTCCGGATCGAAGATGCGGCCGTCGAAGAAACCGTCGGGGCCGAGCACCAGGCTTGCCCCGGCCGAGCCGACGGGCGTTGCGATCTTCAACGCCCCCTCGACCTTGGCATTGGCGCCCGGCAGCGCCACGCCGAGCGGCTTCAGCGCCGCCCGATAGAGGTCGGGCCGGTAGCAGTCGCGGGCGACGGCGAGGTTTTCAGGCGTGTGCGCGATATCGCCCCAGCGCACCATCTGGGTGTAGAACCACAGCGCATGGCTCTTCCAGGGAAAGTTCGCCGCCTTGTCGAACGGAACGAAGAAGTCCTCGACGTTCCGCTCGGCGCCGCTGCCGAGGCGGAGATGTCCGGTCAGGACCGGCATCTGGATCTCGGTGGACTGGCCCAGGAAGCCGGGCTGCGCCATCAATGCCGCCAGTTCGCCTCGATTGGCCGGGTCCTGGCACCAGCGGGCGGAGTGGTGCAATGCCCTGAGCAGCGCCGCCAGCGCCTCCGGCTGCGCTTCGGCCCAAGCCTTGCGCGCGCCGATTACCTTTTCGGGGCTGTTGCGCCACAGCAGCGCCTTGACGGTGACGATATGGCCGGTGCCGGCCGAGACGGAGGCGCTGTTCCAGGGCTCGCCGACGCAATAGCCGTCGATGCGGCCGGCGGCCAGCGCGTCGGCCATGAAGGGCGGCGGCACGATGACGATCTCGATCTCACCGTCGGGGTCAATGCCGCAGGCGGCGAGCCAATAGCGCAGTTCGTAATTGTGCCCGGAATGCGGATGCACGACGGCGAAGCGCAGCGGGTCGCGGCCGGCCGCCGCGCGTTCGCGGATAAACGCGCCGAGCGCCGTGCCGGCGCGGGCCGGATCGAGATCCGATACGGCGCCATGCGCCGCCATGCCTTCCCAGACGGCGTTGGAGATGGTGACGCAATTGCCGCCGAGGCCGAGCGAAAAGGGCACGATCGTCTCGGATGCCAGCGGCGTGAGCCCGAGGTTGCAGGCGAGCGGCATCGGCCCAAGCATATGGGCAAGGTCGAAATGGCCTATGGCGATGCGGTCGCGGATGTTGGCCCAGGAGGTCTCGCGGTGGAGGACGAGATCGACGCCTTCGCGCGCGGCAAAGCCCATTTCGCCGGCCGCGACCAGCACGGCGCTGTCGAACAGGGGCATGAAGCCGGCGGTGATCTGATGCGCAGCTGTCATGCTCATTCATCCTCCAGCGGCCCGAGCAGCCCGGCTGTCGTCACCAGGCTATGGGCGATGTCGCTGATCTTGCGGTTCTGGTTCATCGCCGTCTTGCGCAGCAGCGTGTAGGCCGCGTCTTCGCTCAGACCCCGCGATTTCATCAATATCCCCTTGGCGCGGTCGATGACCTTGCGGTTCTCGAGTTCGCTGCGCGCTTCCTCCAGTTCGCGTGCCATGCGCGAAAAGGCGTTGAAGCGGCTGACGGCCATGTCGAGGATCGGTTTCACGCGTTCCTGCCTGAGGCCATCGACGACATAGGCGGACACGCCGGCATCGACCGCGGCCTCGATAGAGGCCTGGTCGGAACGGTCGACGAACATGGCGATCGGGCGCTTCACCGCGCGCGACAGCTGGAACATGTTCTCCAGCATGTCGCGGTTGGGGTTTTCGAGGTCGATGACAATCACGTCGGGTTGGATCTCGGCGATGCGGCGCGCAATGCCCGCCACGTCATGGACGACGGTCACCCGCTGATGGCCGGCCTCGCGCAGTCCCGCCTCGATGATCGAGGCGCGGATACGGTTTTCGTCGATCACCAGGACGGCTAGGGAGGATAGGACCATGCCCCGCATTGTGGGCAAGGTCACGGAATTGTGCAATGCGGCATAACCAGTGCAGCGGAAGGGGCGTGGCCGCAGCTTACCGCATTGCAATCAGGCCACGCAGATGCACTTCAGCGATCCTCGGGTCAGGTGCAGACACGAACCTCTTCGATCACCCTGTGATGGTGGCGCCAGTGTTTCACCAACTCGATGTGGCAGCGGTGGTGACGATGGTAGCGGCGGTATTCGCGGTCGCTGTAACGAACATCGCTGTCCTCGTCGTCGTTATAGCGATTGTCGATATAACGCTGGCGATCGTGATGGCGGCGCACGACGACCTCGCCATTGTCATAGTCGTCGTCGGGCGAATACTGGGGCTCGTCGCCGGACTGGATGGTGACGCTCGCGGCCTGCGTCGGCGCAATGACGGAAGCCGAAGCGGCCAACGCCATCATCGAGGCCAGGAAAAAGCTTCTCATGTCTCGTCCTCCTGTTGTCCAAGCCATATCAACTCGCAAAAGGAGCCGCCGTTCCGATACCGCCCTACACGCTTTCCAACGCGGTCGACATCAAGGCGTTATCGGCGCGTGGCTACAGGCGGACAAAGGCGGTCAGCGGCAGATGGTCGGAGGCGACCCGCGACAGCGGCGTGTCATGCGCTTCGACGGCCGCGATCATTCCGTGCCGGTTGGCCATGATGCGGTCGAGCGCCAGCAGCGGCAGGTTCGAGGGGAAGGTGGGAACAGCCGGAGGCAGCGGTCCAAACGTCAGATGCAGCGTGTTCAGCGCGGAGCGGTTTCCGAGGCGCCATTCGTTAAGGTCGCCGAGCAGCAGCGTCGGCTTCTCGTCGGGGCTGTTCATGATATCCAGGACGACCTGTGCCTGCTGCGACCGCGAACGGCGCAGCAGGCCCAAATGCGCCGCGATGACGCGCAGGGACTGGCTTCCGTCGAGGTCGATTTCCGCCACCAGAGCGCCACGCGGTTCCAGCCCGGGAAGCCTGATCTGATGCACGTCGCGCACGACGCCCTTTTTGAAAAGCAAGACGTTGCCGTGCCAGCCATGGCCCTTGCCGGTCGCCGAAATCGGCACCGGCACCAAGCCGGTTTCCAGTTCGAGCCGGGACAGGTCGAGAAGTCCGGTCCGGTCGCCGAAACGGTTGTCCGCTTCCTGCAGGGCGATGACATCCGGGTCGATCTCGCGGATGACGCGGCTGGTGCGGTCGGGATCGAACTTGCGGTCGACGCCGATGCATTTGTGGACATTGTAGGAGGCGACCAGCGTTCCGGTGGCGTCCGCCTTGTTGGTCGACGTGGCATTGGCCTTCCGCATCCGCTTGTCGCGAATGGACAAAAGCATGCTTGCCGGCAGGCTGCGCCCGTTCACCCGCATCGTTTGCCCGCCATTCCTGCTGCTTGCACCATGCACCTCAAAAAATAGAACCTTTCGGCATCTGTTCCATCATCGATTTCAAGCTATCTGGCAAACACGTCCTTTTGTTAAAGATAGGGCGAGCCCAGCCACAGGATGCGATCGAACAGACGGATGACGAATGGCCGCGCCCGCAATGCTTCCAGCGTGACAGGGACGGCCGTCTCGATCGCCGCCGCGATCCGCTTTTCGACCTCGCTGGCGAAGCCGGCGTCGAGTACCTCCAGGTCGATCTCGAAATTGAGCCGTAGCGACCTGGCGTCAAGGTTGGAAGACCCGATATAGGCCCATGCGCCATCGATCGAAAGCAGCTTCGAATGGTCGAAAGGTCCTTCCGTGCGCCAGACGCGGCAATAGTGCTTCAGAACCTGGTCGAATTGCGCCGTCATCGCACGGTCGACAAGGAAAAGATTGTTCACCGCCGGCACCACGATATCGATTTCGACACCGCGTCTTGCCGCGGTCGTCAGGGCGCTGATCAGTTCGCGGTCCGGCAGGAAATAGGGCGACATGAGGCGGATCGATTTGCGCGCGACGGAGAAGGCGCCGATCAGCAGCTTGTGATTGGTCTCGACGCTGGCGTCCGGGCCGGACGCGACCGCCCGCACCAGCATGGGCGTGGCGGGCGCCGGCGACAGCGGGGCAATTCGCCAGGCATCGCCCTTCAGCGCCTCGTTGCTGGCGAAACGCCAATCTTCGGCGGCAACCGAAAAGAGGTCGGCTACCACTGGACCGGTCACGCGAAAATGCGTGTCCCTGGAACTGTTGGAGCCGGCAAACTCGGCGGAAAAGCCCTTGCGAATGTTCATGCCGCCGGTAAAGGCAACCGTGCCGTCGACCACCAGGATCTTCCGGTGGGTCCTCAGATTGGCATAGGGCAGGTGCAGGCCCATGACGATGTTGCCGTTGAAGAGCCCGGCGGTGATGTCGGCGCCGCGCAGGTGGCCCAATATGCTGGGCACGGAATAGCGGGCGCCCACGGCGTCGATCAACACGCGCACGCTGACGCCGCGCCGGACGGCCCGGGCAAGGGATTCCACGAAGAGCAGGCCGACGGGGTCATTGTCGAAAATATAGGTTTCGAGCAGGACGCTGCGTTCGGCGCCGTCGATGGCCGCGCACATCGCAGTATAGGCTTCGTCGCCTGTTTCCAGGACCGTGATGGCGTTTCCCGGATGAAGCGCGCGCCGCGCGACCCTGTCGCCCAGCGTCCTGAGGCCGATGAAGCGCGGCCCGTATCGTTCGATGATCAGGGCCTCCTCGGCGGCAATGTCGCGGTCGTGCCTGGCGGACGCCAGATCGCCGGCAAGCGAGCGCTGTGCGCTGATCGAGGCGCGCCGGATGCGGTTGATGCCGGCCACGGCATAGATCAGCACGCCCAGGATCGGCGACAGCACCATCACGCCGACCCAGCCGGTGGCGGCCCGGACGTCCTCCTTGGTCATGACGGCATGGGCAATGCCAACGCTGGCGATCATCACCGAGATGATCGCCAGGATTTGAGGCCAGTGAGTCGTCAGGCTCTGCAGCATGGCCGGAACTA
Protein-coding regions in this window:
- the nirD gene encoding nitrite reductase small subunit NirD, with amino-acid sequence MTWTPIGSLSDIPRRGARCVATPQGKIAIFRTAEDQVFAIDDHCPHRGGPLSQGIVHGAAVTCPLHNWVISLETGKALGADEGAVRTIPVKIEGERLFIALEALASRAA
- the nirB gene encoding nitrite reductase large subunit NirB, with the translated sequence MTQKLVIIGNGMAPGRMLEHLLEQAPDRYSVTIFNAEPRVNYDRIMLSPVLSGEKAYEEIIIHGDGWYIANNITLYKGHKIVAIDRAAKTVTSDHGVTEPYDKLVIATGSVPFIIPVPGHNLPGVLTYRDLDDVQAMMLAAQSRAKAVVIGGGLLGLEAAAGLNAQGMDVTVLHVMPTLMERQLDPAAGYLLQRAVEQRGIKVVTKANTKAITGNGKVEQVELVDGTVIPATLVVMAVGIRPNAALAKEAGIAVNRGIVVDAGMRSNDPDIYALGECAEVNGQIYGLVAPLYEMARVAARQLAGDEAAGFVHMDTPTKLKVTGIDLFSLGDFAEGEDRQEIVLRDAAAGVYKRLVLKDDRIIGTVLYGETADGAWFNDLKKKQTDISQMRDTLIFGQSYQGGAPLDPMAAVAALPDDAEICGCNGVCKGKITGAIAAKGLTSLDDVRAHTKASASCGSCTGLVEKLMVLTIGDKYNPAAVQPMCSCTTLGHDEVRRLIKAKALKTIPAIMQELEWKTSCGCAKCRPALNYYLVCDWPDEYADDYQSRFINERVHANIQKDGTYSVVPRMWGGVTNAAELRAIADVVDKFDIPMVKVTGGQRIDMLGIRKEDLPAVWADLGQAGFVSGHAYAKGLRTVKTCVGSDWCRFGTQDSTGLGIRIEKFMWGSWTPAKVKMAVSGCPRNCAEATCKDVGVICVDSGYEIHFAGAAGLDIKGTEVLGLVKTEDEALEHIVALTQMYREQARYLERIYKWAKRVGIAEIKRQIMDDGDKRKAFYDRFVFSQKFAQVDPWSERVSGKDKHEFRPMASVGFAEAAE
- a CDS encoding MFS transporter: MTAILPAAPSQDNAPRQALVMSTIAFTVCFAVWTIFSIIGVRIKQELGLNETEFGLLVGTPILTGSLVRMVLGVWTDRYGGRLVYTATMLAAAVATFLLAFAHTYGQMLIAALGVGLAGGSFAVGVAYVSRFFPAGRQGTALGIFGVGNVGAAVTKFLAPFVLLAWGWQSVALIWAAALVIMAAIFWFTTGDDPVIRERRAGKTTPARSFWQEFAPLKNPQVWRFAFYYFFSFGAFVALSLWLPRYLIGVYGFGLATAGMIGAAYSIPASIFRAYGGVLSDRVGARTVLYWTFSVCAVATLVLSLPSADYVVRGISGPIAFHFEIGPLAFIAVACVLGFFMSLGKAAVYKHIPAYYPQSVGTVGGVVGMIGGLGGFILPIAFGALNDLTGVWSSCFMLLFVLVVACFAWMHVSVRRMGRAASTKASTLSYAAE
- a CDS encoding CmpA/NrtA family ABC transporter substrate-binding protein, which encodes MTAAHQITAGFMPLFDSAVLVAAGEMGFAAREGVDLVLHRETSWANIRDRIAIGHFDLAHMLGPMPLACNLGLTPLASETIVPFSLGLGGNCVTISNAVWEGMAAHGAVSDLDPARAGTALGAFIRERAAAGRDPLRFAVVHPHSGHNYELRYWLAACGIDPDGEIEIVIVPPPFMADALAAGRIDGYCVGEPWNSASVSAGTGHIVTVKALLWRNSPEKVIGARKAWAEAQPEALAALLRALHHSARWCQDPANRGELAALMAQPGFLGQSTEIQMPVLTGHLRLGSGAERNVEDFFVPFDKAANFPWKSHALWFYTQMVRWGDIAHTPENLAVARDCYRPDLYRAALKPLGVALPGANAKVEGALKIATPVGSAGASLVLGPDGFFDGRIFDPDQIDAYIGAQRPG
- a CDS encoding ANTAR domain-containing response regulator is translated as MVLSSLAVLVIDENRIRASIIEAGLREAGHQRVTVVHDVAGIARRIAEIQPDVIVIDLENPNRDMLENMFQLSRAVKRPIAMFVDRSDQASIEAAVDAGVSAYVVDGLRQERVKPILDMAVSRFNAFSRMARELEEARSELENRKVIDRAKGILMKSRGLSEDAAYTLLRKTAMNQNRKISDIAHSLVTTAGLLGPLEDE
- a CDS encoding endonuclease/exonuclease/phosphatase family protein — protein: MRVNGRSLPASMLLSIRDKRMRKANATSTNKADATGTLVASYNVHKCIGVDRKFDPDRTSRVIREIDPDVIALQEADNRFGDRTGLLDLSRLELETGLVPVPISATGKGHGWHGNVLLFKKGVVRDVHQIRLPGLEPRGALVAEIDLDGSQSLRVIAAHLGLLRRSRSQQAQVVLDIMNSPDEKPTLLLGDLNEWRLGNRSALNTLHLTFGPLPPAVPTFPSNLPLLALDRIMANRHGMIAAVEAHDTPLSRVASDHLPLTAFVRL
- a CDS encoding phospholipase D-like domain-containing protein is translated as MLQSLTTHWPQILAIISVMIASVGIAHAVMTKEDVRAATGWVGVMVLSPILGVLIYAVAGINRIRRASISAQRSLAGDLASARHDRDIAAEEALIIERYGPRFIGLRTLGDRVARRALHPGNAITVLETGDEAYTAMCAAIDGAERSVLLETYIFDNDPVGLLFVESLARAVRRGVSVRVLIDAVGARYSVPSILGHLRGADITAGLFNGNIVMGLHLPYANLRTHRKILVVDGTVAFTGGMNIRKGFSAEFAGSNSSRDTHFRVTGPVVADLFSVAAEDWRFASNEALKGDAWRIAPLSPAPATPMLVRAVASGPDASVETNHKLLIGAFSVARKSIRLMSPYFLPDRELISALTTAARRGVEIDIVVPAVNNLFLVDRAMTAQFDQVLKHYCRVWRTEGPFDHSKLLSIDGAWAYIGSSNLDARSLRLNFEIDLEVLDAGFASEVEKRIAAAIETAVPVTLEALRARPFVIRLFDRILWLGSPYL